One segment of Ricinus communis isolate WT05 ecotype wild-type chromosome 8, ASM1957865v1, whole genome shotgun sequence DNA contains the following:
- the LOC8276715 gene encoding exportin-T isoform X3 — MDDLEKAILISFDESGTVDSSLKSQAVSFCQQIKDTKSICRICIEKLYFCKLVQVQFWCLQTLHEVIKVKYALLSLEEKDFIRKSVFSMCCFDVIDDGNAVRFLEGPAFIKNKLAQVLVTLIYFEYPLVWSSVFVDFLPHLSKGAIVIDMFCRVLNALDDELISLDYPRTLEELTVAGRVKDAMRQQCVGQIVRAWYDIISMYRNSDPEVCSNVLDSMRRYISWVDIGLIVNDAFIPLLFELILVYGESEQLQGAAAGCVLAVVSKRMDPQSKLTILKSLQISRVFALVTGDSESELVSKIAALITGYAVEVLECYKRVTAEDAKGVSLELLNEVMPSVFYVMQNCEVDTAFSIVQFLSGYVATMKSLSPLREKQAHYVGQILEVIRTQIRYDPVYRNNLDMLDKIGREEEDRMVEFRKDLFVLLRSVGRVAPEVTQVFIRNSLVSAVASSTERNVEEVEAAVSLLYALGESLSDEAMRTGSGLLGELVSMLLSTRFPCHSNRIVALVYLETTTRYMKFVQENTQYIPMVLTAFLDERGIHHPNVHVSRRASYLFMRVVKLLKAKLVPFIERILQSLQDTVARFTSMDYASHELFGSEDGSHIFEAIGLLIGMEDVPSEKQADYLSALLTPLCHQVEILLMNAKVLNSDESPGKIINIQQIIMAINALSKGFSERLVTASRPAIGLMFKQTLDILLQILVVFPKIEPLRSKVTSFIHRMVDTLGASVFPYLPKALEQLLAECEEIRELQELQKTMYTFLHVIATHDLSSVFLSPKSRGYLDSLMQMLLHTACNHKDILVRKACVQIFIRLIKDWCVKPYGEEKVPGFQSFIIEAFATNCCLFSVLDKSFEFQDANTFVLFGEIVQAQKVMYEKFGNDFLVHFVSKSFQSAHCPQELAQQYCQKLQGSDLKTLKSFYQSLIENLRLLQNGNLVFR; from the exons ATGGATGATCTTGAGAAAGCAATACTTATAAGTTTTGATGAATCAGGCACTGTAGATTCATCACTGAAATCGCAAGCAGTTTCTTTTTGTCAACAAATTAAGGATACCAAATCAATATGCAGGATTTGTATTGAGAAATTGTATTTTTGTAAGCTTGTTCAAGTTCAGTTCTGGTGTTTACAGACTTTACACGAGGTTATTAAGGTTAAGTATgctttattaagtttagaaGAGAAggattttattagaaaatcgGTGTTTTCTATGTGCTGTTttgatgtgattgatgatgGCAATGCTGTTAGGTTTTTAGAAGGTCCTGCATTTATAAAGAATAAGCTTGCTCAGGTTTTGgttactttaatttattttgaataccCTTTGGTTTGGTCCTCGGTGTTTGTTGATTTTTTGCCTCATTTAAGTAAAGGAGCTATAGTTATTGATATGTTTTGTCGGGTTTTGAATGCACTTGATGATGAGTTAATTAGTTTAGATTATCCTCGAACACTGGAGGAGCTGACAGTGGCAGGGCGGGTTAAGGATGCCATGAGGCAGCAATGTGTGGGCCAGATAGTGAGAGCTTGGTATGACATTATATCTATGTATAGAAATTCTGATCCAGAGGTTTGTTCTAATGTGTTGGATTCGATGAGGAGGTATATTTCGTGGGTCGATATTGGGTTGATTGTGAATGATGCTTTTATTCCCTTGTTATTTGAGTTGATATTGGTTTATGGAGAATCTGAGCAGCTACAGGGTGCAGCTGCTGGGTGTGTTTTGGCAGTGGTTTCTAAGCGGATGGATCCACAGTCAAAGTTAACAATATTGAAAAGCCTTCAAATTAGTAGGGTCTTTGCCTTGGTAACTGGGGATAGTGAGTCAGAGTTAGTGTCAAAAATAGCTGCATTAATTACTGGGTATGCTGTAGAGGTTCTGGAGTGCTACAAGAGGGTTACTGCAGAAGATGCTAAGGGGGTCTCACTGGAGCTGTTGAATGAAGTTATGCCCTCAGTTTTCTATGTAATGCAGAATTGTGAGGTGGACACAGCGTTTAGTATCGTTCAATTCCTTTCAGGTTATGTTGCCACTATGAAGAGCCTATCCCCATTGAGAGAGAAACAAGCACATTATGTTGGTCAGATTTTGGAAGTCATTCGCACACAAATTCGTTATGATCCAGTTTACCGTAATAATCTTGATATGTTGGATAAGATTGGAAGAGAAGAGGAAGATAGGATGGTTGAATTTAGAAAGGACCTATTTGTGTTGCTGCGCAGTGTGGGCCGTGTGGCACCTGAGGTTACCCAAGTATTTATCAGAAATTCTTTAGTTAGTGCTGTTGCATCTTCAACAGAAAGAAATGTAGAAGAGGTGGAAGCTGCGGTTTCTCTTTTGTATGCCCTTGGAGAATCACTAAGTGATGAAGCAATGAGAACTGGGAGTGGGCTGTTGGGTGAATTAGTGTCAATGCTTCTTTCAACAAGATTTCCTTGCCACTCTAATAGGATAGTGGCCCTGGTGTATTTGGAAACGACAACTAGATATATGAAGTTTGTTCAAGAGAATACACAATATATCCCCATGGTTCTAACTGCCTTTCTTGATGAGAGAGGAATTCaccatccaaatgtccatgtGAGTCGTAGAGCAAGTTATTTGTTCATGAGGGTTGTCAAATTGCTGAAAGCAAAGCTTGTTCCATTCATAGAGAGAATTTTGCAG AGCCTCCAAGATACAGTTGCTCGTTTTACAAGTATGGATTATGCATCACATGAGCTTTTTGGATCTGAAGACGGTAGCCACATTTTTGAG GCAATTGGTTTGTTAATTGGCATGGAAGACGTACCGTCAGAGAAACAAGCTGATTATCTCTCTGCACTGCTCACTCCTCTTTGCCACCAG GTTGAGATTCTGCTCATGAATGCCAAAGTGCTAAATTCAGATGAGTCCCCTgggaaaattattaatattcagCAAATAATAATGGCTATTAATGCACTCAGCAag GGTTTCAGCGAGCGTCTTGTAACTGCTAGTCGTCCGGCAATAGGCCTCATGTTCAAGCAG ACGTTGGATATTCTTCTACAAATTCTTGTTGTCTTCCCAAAAATTGAGCCTCTCCGGAGTAAG GTCACGTCCTTCATCCATAGGATGGTCGACACTTTAGGAGCATCTGTATTTCCTTACCTACCAAAGGCATTGGAGCAGTTGCTTGCAGAATGTGAG GAAATCCGTGAATTACAAGAACTTCAGAAAACAATGTACACATTCCTTCATGTCATAGCTACACATGATCTATCTTCAGTCTTCCTTTCACCCAAAAGCAGGGGCTATTTGGATTCCCTGATGCAGATGTTACTGCACACAGCTTGTAATCACAAAGATATTCTTGTAAGAAAG GCATGTGTGCAGATATTCATTAGATTAATCAAAGATTGGTGTGTCAAACCCTATGGTGAAGAAAAG GTACCTGGTTTTCAAAGTTTCATAATCGAGGCCTTTGCAACAAACTGTTGTCTGTTTAGTGTGCTTGATAAGTCCTTTGAGTTCCAAGATGCAAATACT TTTGTTTTGTTTGGAGAAATTGTACAGGCGCAGAAGGTCATGTATGAGAAGTTTGGCAATGATTTCCTTGTTCATTTTGTATCGAAAAGCTTTCAATCTGCACATTGCCCTCAAGAACTGGCACAGCAATACTGCCAAAAGTTGCAg GGTAGTGATCTCAAGACATTGAAATCATTCTACCAGTCACTCATTGAAAATTTAAGGCTCCTACAGAACGGAAACCTTGTTTTCAGATAG
- the LOC8276715 gene encoding exportin-T isoform X2, with product MDDLEKAILISFDESGTVDSSLKSQAVSFCQQIKDTKSICRICIEKLYFCKLVQVQFWCLQTLHEVIKVKYALLSLEEKDFIRKSVFSMCCFDVIDDGNAVRFLEGPAFIKNKLAQVLVTLIYFEYPLVWSSVFVDFLPHLSKGAIVIDMFCRVLNALDDELISLDYPRTLEELTVAGRVKDAMRQQCVGQIVRAWYDIISMYRNSDPEVCSNVLDSMRRYISWVDIGLIVNDAFIPLLFELILVYGESEQLQGAAAGCVLAVVSKRMDPQSKLTILKSLQISRVFALVTGDSESELVSKIAALITGYAVEVLECYKRVTAEDAKGVSLELLNEVMPSVFYVMQNCEVDTAFSIVQFLSGYVATMKSLSPLREKQAHYVGQILEVIRTQIRYDPVYRNNLDMLDKIGREEEDRMVEFRKDLFVLLRSVGRVAPEVTQVFIRNSLVSAVASSTERNVEEVEAAVSLLYALGESLSDEAMRTGSGLLGELVSMLLSTRFPCHSNRIVALVYLETTTRYMKFVQENTQYIPMVLTAFLDERGIHHPNVHVSRRASYLFMRVVKLLKAKLVPFIERILQSLQDTVARFTSMDYASHELFGSEDGSHIFEAIGLLIGMEDVPSEKQADYLSALLTPLCHQGFSERLVTASRPAIGLMFKQTLDILLQILVVFPKIEPLRSKVTSFIHRMVDTLGASVFPYLPKALEQLLAECEPREMVGFLVLLNQLICKFNTLVHDIVEEVFPAIAGRIFSVIPRDAFPSGPGTNTEEIRELQELQKTMYTFLHVIATHDLSSVFLSPKSRGYLDSLMQMLLHTACNHKDILVRKACVQIFIRLIKDWCVKPYGEEKVPGFQSFIIEAFATNCCLFSVLDKSFEFQDANTFVLFGEIVQAQKVMYEKFGNDFLVHFVSKSFQSAHCPQELAQQYCQKLQGSDLKTLKSFYQSLIENLRLLQNGNLVFR from the exons ATGGATGATCTTGAGAAAGCAATACTTATAAGTTTTGATGAATCAGGCACTGTAGATTCATCACTGAAATCGCAAGCAGTTTCTTTTTGTCAACAAATTAAGGATACCAAATCAATATGCAGGATTTGTATTGAGAAATTGTATTTTTGTAAGCTTGTTCAAGTTCAGTTCTGGTGTTTACAGACTTTACACGAGGTTATTAAGGTTAAGTATgctttattaagtttagaaGAGAAggattttattagaaaatcgGTGTTTTCTATGTGCTGTTttgatgtgattgatgatgGCAATGCTGTTAGGTTTTTAGAAGGTCCTGCATTTATAAAGAATAAGCTTGCTCAGGTTTTGgttactttaatttattttgaataccCTTTGGTTTGGTCCTCGGTGTTTGTTGATTTTTTGCCTCATTTAAGTAAAGGAGCTATAGTTATTGATATGTTTTGTCGGGTTTTGAATGCACTTGATGATGAGTTAATTAGTTTAGATTATCCTCGAACACTGGAGGAGCTGACAGTGGCAGGGCGGGTTAAGGATGCCATGAGGCAGCAATGTGTGGGCCAGATAGTGAGAGCTTGGTATGACATTATATCTATGTATAGAAATTCTGATCCAGAGGTTTGTTCTAATGTGTTGGATTCGATGAGGAGGTATATTTCGTGGGTCGATATTGGGTTGATTGTGAATGATGCTTTTATTCCCTTGTTATTTGAGTTGATATTGGTTTATGGAGAATCTGAGCAGCTACAGGGTGCAGCTGCTGGGTGTGTTTTGGCAGTGGTTTCTAAGCGGATGGATCCACAGTCAAAGTTAACAATATTGAAAAGCCTTCAAATTAGTAGGGTCTTTGCCTTGGTAACTGGGGATAGTGAGTCAGAGTTAGTGTCAAAAATAGCTGCATTAATTACTGGGTATGCTGTAGAGGTTCTGGAGTGCTACAAGAGGGTTACTGCAGAAGATGCTAAGGGGGTCTCACTGGAGCTGTTGAATGAAGTTATGCCCTCAGTTTTCTATGTAATGCAGAATTGTGAGGTGGACACAGCGTTTAGTATCGTTCAATTCCTTTCAGGTTATGTTGCCACTATGAAGAGCCTATCCCCATTGAGAGAGAAACAAGCACATTATGTTGGTCAGATTTTGGAAGTCATTCGCACACAAATTCGTTATGATCCAGTTTACCGTAATAATCTTGATATGTTGGATAAGATTGGAAGAGAAGAGGAAGATAGGATGGTTGAATTTAGAAAGGACCTATTTGTGTTGCTGCGCAGTGTGGGCCGTGTGGCACCTGAGGTTACCCAAGTATTTATCAGAAATTCTTTAGTTAGTGCTGTTGCATCTTCAACAGAAAGAAATGTAGAAGAGGTGGAAGCTGCGGTTTCTCTTTTGTATGCCCTTGGAGAATCACTAAGTGATGAAGCAATGAGAACTGGGAGTGGGCTGTTGGGTGAATTAGTGTCAATGCTTCTTTCAACAAGATTTCCTTGCCACTCTAATAGGATAGTGGCCCTGGTGTATTTGGAAACGACAACTAGATATATGAAGTTTGTTCAAGAGAATACACAATATATCCCCATGGTTCTAACTGCCTTTCTTGATGAGAGAGGAATTCaccatccaaatgtccatgtGAGTCGTAGAGCAAGTTATTTGTTCATGAGGGTTGTCAAATTGCTGAAAGCAAAGCTTGTTCCATTCATAGAGAGAATTTTGCAG AGCCTCCAAGATACAGTTGCTCGTTTTACAAGTATGGATTATGCATCACATGAGCTTTTTGGATCTGAAGACGGTAGCCACATTTTTGAG GCAATTGGTTTGTTAATTGGCATGGAAGACGTACCGTCAGAGAAACAAGCTGATTATCTCTCTGCACTGCTCACTCCTCTTTGCCACCAG GGTTTCAGCGAGCGTCTTGTAACTGCTAGTCGTCCGGCAATAGGCCTCATGTTCAAGCAG ACGTTGGATATTCTTCTACAAATTCTTGTTGTCTTCCCAAAAATTGAGCCTCTCCGGAGTAAG GTCACGTCCTTCATCCATAGGATGGTCGACACTTTAGGAGCATCTGTATTTCCTTACCTACCAAAGGCATTGGAGCAGTTGCTTGCAGAATGTGAG CCACGAGAAATGGTTGGTTTTCTTGTTCTACTCAATCAACttatttgcaaatttaatACCTTAGTTCATGACATAGTGGAGGAAGTTTTTCCAGCCATTGCTGGCAGGATATTTAGTGTTATACCAAGGGATGCATTTCCTTCAGGACCTGGAACCAATACTGAG GAAATCCGTGAATTACAAGAACTTCAGAAAACAATGTACACATTCCTTCATGTCATAGCTACACATGATCTATCTTCAGTCTTCCTTTCACCCAAAAGCAGGGGCTATTTGGATTCCCTGATGCAGATGTTACTGCACACAGCTTGTAATCACAAAGATATTCTTGTAAGAAAG GCATGTGTGCAGATATTCATTAGATTAATCAAAGATTGGTGTGTCAAACCCTATGGTGAAGAAAAG GTACCTGGTTTTCAAAGTTTCATAATCGAGGCCTTTGCAACAAACTGTTGTCTGTTTAGTGTGCTTGATAAGTCCTTTGAGTTCCAAGATGCAAATACT TTTGTTTTGTTTGGAGAAATTGTACAGGCGCAGAAGGTCATGTATGAGAAGTTTGGCAATGATTTCCTTGTTCATTTTGTATCGAAAAGCTTTCAATCTGCACATTGCCCTCAAGAACTGGCACAGCAATACTGCCAAAAGTTGCAg GGTAGTGATCTCAAGACATTGAAATCATTCTACCAGTCACTCATTGAAAATTTAAGGCTCCTACAGAACGGAAACCTTGTTTTCAGATAG
- the LOC8276715 gene encoding exportin-T isoform X1, with protein sequence MDDLEKAILISFDESGTVDSSLKSQAVSFCQQIKDTKSICRICIEKLYFCKLVQVQFWCLQTLHEVIKVKYALLSLEEKDFIRKSVFSMCCFDVIDDGNAVRFLEGPAFIKNKLAQVLVTLIYFEYPLVWSSVFVDFLPHLSKGAIVIDMFCRVLNALDDELISLDYPRTLEELTVAGRVKDAMRQQCVGQIVRAWYDIISMYRNSDPEVCSNVLDSMRRYISWVDIGLIVNDAFIPLLFELILVYGESEQLQGAAAGCVLAVVSKRMDPQSKLTILKSLQISRVFALVTGDSESELVSKIAALITGYAVEVLECYKRVTAEDAKGVSLELLNEVMPSVFYVMQNCEVDTAFSIVQFLSGYVATMKSLSPLREKQAHYVGQILEVIRTQIRYDPVYRNNLDMLDKIGREEEDRMVEFRKDLFVLLRSVGRVAPEVTQVFIRNSLVSAVASSTERNVEEVEAAVSLLYALGESLSDEAMRTGSGLLGELVSMLLSTRFPCHSNRIVALVYLETTTRYMKFVQENTQYIPMVLTAFLDERGIHHPNVHVSRRASYLFMRVVKLLKAKLVPFIERILQSLQDTVARFTSMDYASHELFGSEDGSHIFEAIGLLIGMEDVPSEKQADYLSALLTPLCHQVEILLMNAKVLNSDESPGKIINIQQIIMAINALSKGFSERLVTASRPAIGLMFKQTLDILLQILVVFPKIEPLRSKVTSFIHRMVDTLGASVFPYLPKALEQLLAECEPREMVGFLVLLNQLICKFNTLVHDIVEEVFPAIAGRIFSVIPRDAFPSGPGTNTEEIRELQELQKTMYTFLHVIATHDLSSVFLSPKSRGYLDSLMQMLLHTACNHKDILVRKACVQIFIRLIKDWCVKPYGEEKVPGFQSFIIEAFATNCCLFSVLDKSFEFQDANTFVLFGEIVQAQKVMYEKFGNDFLVHFVSKSFQSAHCPQELAQQYCQKLQGSDLKTLKSFYQSLIENLRLLQNGNLVFR encoded by the exons ATGGATGATCTTGAGAAAGCAATACTTATAAGTTTTGATGAATCAGGCACTGTAGATTCATCACTGAAATCGCAAGCAGTTTCTTTTTGTCAACAAATTAAGGATACCAAATCAATATGCAGGATTTGTATTGAGAAATTGTATTTTTGTAAGCTTGTTCAAGTTCAGTTCTGGTGTTTACAGACTTTACACGAGGTTATTAAGGTTAAGTATgctttattaagtttagaaGAGAAggattttattagaaaatcgGTGTTTTCTATGTGCTGTTttgatgtgattgatgatgGCAATGCTGTTAGGTTTTTAGAAGGTCCTGCATTTATAAAGAATAAGCTTGCTCAGGTTTTGgttactttaatttattttgaataccCTTTGGTTTGGTCCTCGGTGTTTGTTGATTTTTTGCCTCATTTAAGTAAAGGAGCTATAGTTATTGATATGTTTTGTCGGGTTTTGAATGCACTTGATGATGAGTTAATTAGTTTAGATTATCCTCGAACACTGGAGGAGCTGACAGTGGCAGGGCGGGTTAAGGATGCCATGAGGCAGCAATGTGTGGGCCAGATAGTGAGAGCTTGGTATGACATTATATCTATGTATAGAAATTCTGATCCAGAGGTTTGTTCTAATGTGTTGGATTCGATGAGGAGGTATATTTCGTGGGTCGATATTGGGTTGATTGTGAATGATGCTTTTATTCCCTTGTTATTTGAGTTGATATTGGTTTATGGAGAATCTGAGCAGCTACAGGGTGCAGCTGCTGGGTGTGTTTTGGCAGTGGTTTCTAAGCGGATGGATCCACAGTCAAAGTTAACAATATTGAAAAGCCTTCAAATTAGTAGGGTCTTTGCCTTGGTAACTGGGGATAGTGAGTCAGAGTTAGTGTCAAAAATAGCTGCATTAATTACTGGGTATGCTGTAGAGGTTCTGGAGTGCTACAAGAGGGTTACTGCAGAAGATGCTAAGGGGGTCTCACTGGAGCTGTTGAATGAAGTTATGCCCTCAGTTTTCTATGTAATGCAGAATTGTGAGGTGGACACAGCGTTTAGTATCGTTCAATTCCTTTCAGGTTATGTTGCCACTATGAAGAGCCTATCCCCATTGAGAGAGAAACAAGCACATTATGTTGGTCAGATTTTGGAAGTCATTCGCACACAAATTCGTTATGATCCAGTTTACCGTAATAATCTTGATATGTTGGATAAGATTGGAAGAGAAGAGGAAGATAGGATGGTTGAATTTAGAAAGGACCTATTTGTGTTGCTGCGCAGTGTGGGCCGTGTGGCACCTGAGGTTACCCAAGTATTTATCAGAAATTCTTTAGTTAGTGCTGTTGCATCTTCAACAGAAAGAAATGTAGAAGAGGTGGAAGCTGCGGTTTCTCTTTTGTATGCCCTTGGAGAATCACTAAGTGATGAAGCAATGAGAACTGGGAGTGGGCTGTTGGGTGAATTAGTGTCAATGCTTCTTTCAACAAGATTTCCTTGCCACTCTAATAGGATAGTGGCCCTGGTGTATTTGGAAACGACAACTAGATATATGAAGTTTGTTCAAGAGAATACACAATATATCCCCATGGTTCTAACTGCCTTTCTTGATGAGAGAGGAATTCaccatccaaatgtccatgtGAGTCGTAGAGCAAGTTATTTGTTCATGAGGGTTGTCAAATTGCTGAAAGCAAAGCTTGTTCCATTCATAGAGAGAATTTTGCAG AGCCTCCAAGATACAGTTGCTCGTTTTACAAGTATGGATTATGCATCACATGAGCTTTTTGGATCTGAAGACGGTAGCCACATTTTTGAG GCAATTGGTTTGTTAATTGGCATGGAAGACGTACCGTCAGAGAAACAAGCTGATTATCTCTCTGCACTGCTCACTCCTCTTTGCCACCAG GTTGAGATTCTGCTCATGAATGCCAAAGTGCTAAATTCAGATGAGTCCCCTgggaaaattattaatattcagCAAATAATAATGGCTATTAATGCACTCAGCAag GGTTTCAGCGAGCGTCTTGTAACTGCTAGTCGTCCGGCAATAGGCCTCATGTTCAAGCAG ACGTTGGATATTCTTCTACAAATTCTTGTTGTCTTCCCAAAAATTGAGCCTCTCCGGAGTAAG GTCACGTCCTTCATCCATAGGATGGTCGACACTTTAGGAGCATCTGTATTTCCTTACCTACCAAAGGCATTGGAGCAGTTGCTTGCAGAATGTGAG CCACGAGAAATGGTTGGTTTTCTTGTTCTACTCAATCAACttatttgcaaatttaatACCTTAGTTCATGACATAGTGGAGGAAGTTTTTCCAGCCATTGCTGGCAGGATATTTAGTGTTATACCAAGGGATGCATTTCCTTCAGGACCTGGAACCAATACTGAG GAAATCCGTGAATTACAAGAACTTCAGAAAACAATGTACACATTCCTTCATGTCATAGCTACACATGATCTATCTTCAGTCTTCCTTTCACCCAAAAGCAGGGGCTATTTGGATTCCCTGATGCAGATGTTACTGCACACAGCTTGTAATCACAAAGATATTCTTGTAAGAAAG GCATGTGTGCAGATATTCATTAGATTAATCAAAGATTGGTGTGTCAAACCCTATGGTGAAGAAAAG GTACCTGGTTTTCAAAGTTTCATAATCGAGGCCTTTGCAACAAACTGTTGTCTGTTTAGTGTGCTTGATAAGTCCTTTGAGTTCCAAGATGCAAATACT TTTGTTTTGTTTGGAGAAATTGTACAGGCGCAGAAGGTCATGTATGAGAAGTTTGGCAATGATTTCCTTGTTCATTTTGTATCGAAAAGCTTTCAATCTGCACATTGCCCTCAAGAACTGGCACAGCAATACTGCCAAAAGTTGCAg GGTAGTGATCTCAAGACATTGAAATCATTCTACCAGTCACTCATTGAAAATTTAAGGCTCCTACAGAACGGAAACCTTGTTTTCAGATAG